In one Salvelinus fontinalis isolate EN_2023a unplaced genomic scaffold, ASM2944872v1 scaffold_0923, whole genome shotgun sequence genomic region, the following are encoded:
- the LOC129847671 gene encoding P2Y purinoceptor 4-like encodes MNTSVDSNSTLLFSFNENLQIVLYTAADSINLILGLPTNVYVVWLIVTGAGGTMASDFFSLNLSVSEILYILSNLMLIVHYNIQDNGAFWSVGTFFEGFNLFGRPLFQCCICVERYLAVVHPVTFLKYKPLRYRVGCCGVVWLILLGSCFVNMLSNYESAWFFCLIFNLFTLSVMLLCCLAVLWALKRPGPGEGEREGEGMNNMKLRAFRIISMITVSMIVNYVPLVLLLVSYHFIEPVEYFKGSSICFFITVVSGFVQPLLYLHRSGKLPCVTGP; translated from the exons ATGAACACCTCTGTAGACAGcaactctactctcctcttctccttcaatGAAAACCTTCAG ATTGTACTGTACACTGCTGCTGACTCCATCAACCTCATCCTGGGTCTCCCCACCAATGTCTACGTCGTGTGGCTGATAGTGACCGGAGCGGGAGGGACGATGGCTTCAGACTTCTTCTCTCTCAACCTGTCTGTGTCTGAGATTCTCTACATTCTGTCCAATCTGATGCTTATTGTTCATTATAACATCCAAGATAATGGTGCTTTTTGGAGCGTTGGTACATTCTTTGAAGGTTTCAACCTCTTTGGTCGTCCTCTGTTCCAGTGTTGTATCTGTGTGGAGCGCTACCTGGCGGTGGTCCACCCTGTAACCTTCCTGAAGTACAAACCCCTGAGATACAGGgtggggtgttgtggtgttgtctgGCTGATTTTGCTTGGCTCCTGCTTTGTAAATATGCTTAGTAATTACGAATCTGCATGGTTCTTTTGTTTGATTTTTAACCTGTTTACTCTTTCCGTGATGTTGTTATGCTGCCTGGCTGTTCTCTGGGCTCTGAAACGTCCCGGtccgggggaaggagagagagagggggaagggatgaACAACATGAAGCTGAGGGCCTTCAGGATCATTTCAATGATCACGGTGTCTATGATTGTCAACTACGTCCCACTGGTTCTTCTCCTAGTCAGTTACCATTTTATTGAACCAGTGGAGTATTTTAAGGGAAGTTCCATTTGTTTCTTTATCACAGTTGTCAGTGGGTTTGTtcagcccctcctctacctccacaggtctgggaaACTGCCCTGTGTCACGGGACCCTGA